One Polaribacter sp. KT25b DNA segment encodes these proteins:
- a CDS encoding 2TM domain-containing protein: MENLTEKKMIRAKQKVEDIKKFYKHLVSYILVNLFLTFVWSFSFKLFGDFIVSNQFDEDGFKYIPFWLIWGIFLVFDALKTFDILNFHGKDWEEIKIEEFMKEEK; encoded by the coding sequence ATGGAAAACCTCACTGAAAAAAAAATGATAAGAGCAAAACAAAAAGTGGAAGATATTAAAAAATTCTATAAACATCTAGTCTCATATATATTAGTAAATTTGTTTTTAACTTTTGTTTGGAGTTTTTCTTTCAAACTTTTTGGAGATTTTATTGTAAGTAATCAATTTGATGAAGATGGATTTAAGTATATTCCTTTTTGGTTAATTTGGGGAATTTTCTTAGTATTTGATGCTCTTAAAACGTTTGATATTCTTAATTTTCATGGAAAAGATTGGGAAGAAATAAAAATTGAAGAATTTATGAAAGAAGAAAAATAA
- a CDS encoding alpha/beta hydrolase — translation MIRVITYLIVSIFGILVSFGQIKSEEITIKNDAIELPGTLTFSEENAPLIIWVHGSGVVDRNGNQPNYIQQFREAVNKENIAFFSFDKRTANKNNSKYLKDTKFTDFALDIDVIVNHFKKDKRFTKITLIGHSQGSLIAMLASKNIDKYISLAGAGETIDKTIVKQIGKNNPTLGEAAQQQFDTLKAKGKIETVNPFLISIFAKQNQEFLYEWMQINPTEEIKKITIPTLIINGDKDLQVKIEDAENLKNAKPNAELVIIKNMNHVLKNIEKEEDNLASYYSANFPLSEKLITTIVEFVKK, via the coding sequence ATGATACGAGTTATTACCTACCTAATCGTTTCCATTTTCGGAATTTTAGTTTCTTTCGGGCAAATAAAATCCGAAGAAATTACAATTAAGAACGATGCAATTGAACTTCCTGGAACTTTAACTTTCTCTGAGGAAAATGCACCTTTAATTATTTGGGTTCACGGTTCTGGTGTTGTTGATAGAAACGGAAATCAACCAAATTATATTCAACAATTTAGAGAAGCAGTTAACAAAGAAAACATCGCTTTTTTTAGTTTTGATAAGAGAACAGCCAATAAAAATAATAGCAAGTATTTAAAAGATACAAAATTTACTGATTTTGCCTTAGATATTGATGTAATTGTAAATCATTTTAAAAAAGACAAACGTTTTACAAAAATCACGTTAATTGGTCATAGTCAAGGTTCTTTAATTGCTATGTTGGCGTCAAAAAATATTGATAAATATATTTCTCTTGCAGGTGCCGGAGAAACGATTGATAAAACGATTGTAAAACAAATTGGTAAAAATAATCCTACTTTAGGAGAAGCTGCTCAACAGCAATTTGACACTTTAAAAGCGAAAGGAAAAATTGAAACTGTAAATCCGTTTTTGATCAGTATTTTTGCAAAACAAAATCAAGAATTTTTATACGAATGGATGCAAATAAATCCTACAGAAGAAATTAAAAAAATTACGATTCCTACTTTAATTATAAATGGCGATAAAGATTTACAAGTTAAAATTGAAGATGCAGAAAACTTGAAAAATGCAAAACCAAATGCAGAATTGGTTATTATTAAAAATATGAATCACGTTTTAAAAAACATAGAAAAAGAGGAAGACAATTTAGCTTCTTATTATTCAGCTAATTTTCCTTTATCAGAAAAACTAATTACAACAATTGTTGAATTTGTAAAAAAATAA
- a CDS encoding Arc family DNA binding domain-containing protein translates to MAKKKAFALRINEDMMKAVEKWAADEFRSTNGQIEWMLMQALKDAKREPKKKDE, encoded by the coding sequence ATGGCAAAGAAAAAAGCTTTTGCTTTACGCATAAATGAAGATATGATGAAAGCCGTTGAAAAATGGGCTGCAGATGAGTTTCGTTCTACAAACGGACAAATAGAATGGATGCTAATGCAAGCGCTTAAAGACGCAAAAAGAGAACCTAAAAAGAAGGATGAATAG
- a CDS encoding bifunctional oligoribonuclease/PAP phosphatase NrnA: protein MNIYKQIEAEIKAASNIVITAHKSADGDSVGSSLGLLYFIEKLGKKAMVCHPDKAPDFLDWLDTSAIILMDENPEEVTSEMQKADLIFSLDYNATNRVGPEMQVLLEEATCKKIMIDHHLNPDEFPTITVSETTASSTSQLIVDLIEQSGHLELLDEKIGTPLYLGILTDTGSFRFNSVKPRTHEVLAKILAAGVEHHLIHEKLSDNNTETRLRLQGYAMSEKLEILYDHNVAIISLSKEELAKYQYKKGDTDSLANLVLSIKGMKAAIVFTERDGIMKISFRSKGAENAVNFLAKEHFNGGGHANASGGMSDLTVDETLEKLKGLIPEYFPKG, encoded by the coding sequence ATGAATATTTACAAACAAATTGAGGCAGAAATTAAAGCTGCTTCAAATATCGTTATTACAGCACACAAATCTGCCGATGGAGATTCCGTTGGTTCCTCTTTAGGATTACTTTATTTTATAGAAAAATTAGGAAAAAAAGCAATGGTTTGTCATCCTGATAAAGCACCAGATTTTTTAGATTGGTTAGATACTTCTGCTATTATTTTAATGGATGAAAATCCGGAAGAAGTAACATCAGAAATGCAAAAAGCAGATTTAATTTTCTCTTTAGATTACAATGCAACCAATAGAGTAGGACCAGAAATGCAAGTTTTATTAGAAGAAGCAACTTGTAAAAAGATTATGATTGATCATCATTTAAATCCTGATGAGTTTCCTACAATTACAGTTTCGGAAACTACAGCATCTTCAACATCTCAATTAATTGTAGATTTAATAGAACAATCTGGCCATTTAGAGTTGTTGGACGAAAAAATAGGAACGCCTTTGTATTTAGGTATTTTAACAGATACTGGAAGTTTTAGATTTAATTCTGTAAAACCAAGAACGCACGAAGTTTTAGCCAAAATTTTAGCAGCAGGTGTAGAACATCATTTAATTCACGAAAAATTAAGCGACAATAATACAGAAACTCGTTTGCGTTTACAGGGGTATGCAATGAGCGAAAAATTAGAAATTTTATACGATCACAATGTGGCAATTATTTCTTTATCTAAAGAAGAACTAGCAAAATATCAATATAAAAAAGGAGATACAGATAGTTTGGCAAACTTGGTTTTATCTATAAAAGGAATGAAAGCTGCGATTGTTTTTACGGAAAGAGACGGAATTATGAAAATTTCTTTCCGTTCTAAAGGAGCAGAAAATGCAGTAAATTTTTTAGCTAAAGAACATTTTAACGGTGGAGGTCATGCAAATGCTTCTGGTGGAATGAGCGATTTAACTGTTGATGAAACTTTAGAAAAGCTAAAAGGATTGATTCCTGAATATTTTCCAAAAGGATAA
- a CDS encoding DUF2141 domain-containing protein, with amino-acid sequence MKFLVAIIVTAVLFFSNKITAQENVSITATVVNVTSDEGKVSFALFDKENFRIKSLQSVLSEIKEGKSMVSFTDIPSGEYAIICFHDKNENNKMDFATNGMPLENYGASNNVMNFGPPKYEDAKFVVADKNVSLEIRF; translated from the coding sequence ATGAAATTCTTAGTAGCAATTATAGTAACAGCAGTATTGTTTTTTTCTAACAAAATAACTGCACAAGAAAATGTAAGTATTACAGCAACAGTTGTAAATGTAACATCTGATGAAGGTAAAGTAAGTTTTGCTTTATTTGATAAAGAAAATTTTAGAATAAAATCTTTACAAAGTGTTTTATCAGAAATTAAAGAAGGAAAAAGTATGGTTTCTTTTACTGATATTCCAAGTGGTGAATATGCAATTATTTGTTTTCATGATAAAAATGAAAATAATAAAATGGATTTTGCAACAAACGGAATGCCTTTAGAAAATTATGGAGCATCAAATAATGTGATGAATTTTGGTCCACCTAAATATGAAGATGCTAAATTTGTAGTTGCTGATAAAAATGTATCTTTAGAAATCAGATTTTAA
- a CDS encoding SPFH domain-containing protein: protein MKSEKIIKPANGYLMLLVVLVLFFGGIATSFIKENPIFLPASIIGFIGFFGFILVNPNTSKVILLFGKYVGTIKDNGLYWANPLFRKKSISLRASNFDSERLKVNDKLGNPIMISTILVWRVTDTYKAAFDVDNYENFVRVQTDAAVRKLASMYPYDNFADEGHDEDITLRSSVNEVSEALEKEIDERLSIAGIEVLEARIGYLAYAQEIASAMLKRQQATAIVAARHKIVQGAVEMVEMALNELNKKQIVELDEERKAAMVSNLLVILCGDKEASPVVNAGTLSH, encoded by the coding sequence ATGAAATCAGAAAAAATAATTAAACCAGCAAATGGTTATTTAATGTTATTAGTAGTTTTAGTATTATTCTTTGGCGGAATAGCAACATCATTTATTAAAGAGAATCCAATCTTTCTTCCAGCTTCAATAATAGGTTTTATAGGATTTTTCGGTTTTATTTTAGTGAATCCGAATACATCAAAAGTTATTTTACTTTTTGGTAAATATGTAGGAACCATAAAAGACAATGGTTTGTATTGGGCAAATCCTTTATTTAGAAAGAAATCAATTTCTTTAAGAGCAAGTAATTTTGACAGTGAACGTTTAAAAGTAAATGACAAACTTGGAAATCCAATTATGATTTCTACGATTTTAGTTTGGAGAGTTACAGATACTTATAAAGCTGCTTTTGATGTTGATAATTACGAAAATTTTGTACGTGTACAAACAGATGCAGCTGTTAGAAAATTAGCTAGTATGTATCCTTATGATAATTTTGCTGATGAAGGCCACGATGAAGATATTACGTTACGTTCTAGCGTAAATGAAGTTTCTGAAGCTTTAGAAAAAGAAATTGACGAACGTTTATCGATTGCAGGAATTGAAGTTTTAGAAGCTAGAATTGGTTATTTAGCGTACGCGCAAGAAATTGCTTCTGCTATGTTAAAAAGACAACAAGCAACTGCAATTGTGGCTGCAAGACATAAAATTGTACAGGGTGCAGTTGAAATGGTAGAAATGGCGCTAAATGAACTAAATAAAAAACAAATTGTTGAACTTGATGAAGAACGAAAAGCTGCAATGGTTAGTAATTTATTAGTTATTTTATGTGGAGATAAAGAAGCTTCGCCTGTTGTAAATGCAGGAACTTTAAGTCATTAA
- a CDS encoding NAD(P)H-hydrate dehydratase gives MFDLKKIISANQTKETDNYTIKKEGISSLKLMERTSLSFVNAIHKNIYNYSKIVVICGVGNNGGDGFAITRILQAKGYLAEAILIKTANNLSLDCKTNFNKLEEVTIIKSEDDLFDFNKFDIIIDAIFGSGLTRKVEGLAAKTIKSINEVKKHVFSVDIPSGLYCNQLPDSDFIVKSDLTISFQRPKLSFFFQESNQYIKNWKVINIGLDEDFIQKLPTNNFVLDSTISKSVKKREKHSHKGTFGHALIIAGSYGKIGAAVLASQACLKAGSGLLTTYIPNCGYNILQISTPEAMCLTDKKKKYISELPDISSYNSIGIGPGIGKKDATKEVLKQLFESTKVPLVIDADALNIISENRELLNILPKNAVLTPHPKEFERFVGTWKTTIECFEKQKQLAKEHECIVVLKGANTCICNPEGTLFFNISGNPGMATGGSGDTLTGIITGLLAQGYPPIKAALIGVYFHGKAGDYADEQKGENALIASDIINYLKIETE, from the coding sequence TTGTTCGATCTAAAAAAAATAATATCGGCAAATCAAACAAAAGAAACCGATAATTATACGATTAAAAAAGAAGGTATTTCTTCTTTAAAATTAATGGAAAGAACTTCTCTTTCTTTTGTAAATGCTATTCATAAAAATATTTATAACTATTCAAAAATTGTAGTTATTTGCGGAGTTGGTAACAATGGTGGAGATGGTTTTGCAATTACAAGAATATTACAAGCTAAAGGCTATCTTGCAGAAGCAATTTTAATAAAAACAGCTAATAATCTTTCTCTCGATTGTAAAACCAATTTTAATAAACTAGAAGAAGTTACAATTATAAAATCTGAAGATGATTTGTTTGATTTTAACAAATTTGACATAATTATTGATGCTATTTTTGGTTCTGGCTTAACTAGAAAAGTTGAAGGTTTAGCTGCAAAAACTATTAAAAGCATAAATGAAGTAAAAAAACATGTTTTTTCTGTTGATATTCCTTCTGGTTTATATTGCAATCAATTACCTGATTCTGATTTTATTGTAAAGTCTGATCTTACAATTAGTTTTCAAAGACCAAAATTATCTTTTTTCTTTCAAGAAAGTAACCAATATATTAAAAACTGGAAAGTAATAAACATAGGTTTAGATGAAGATTTTATTCAAAAATTACCAACCAATAATTTTGTTTTAGATAGCACAATTTCTAAAAGTGTAAAAAAAAGAGAAAAACATTCACATAAAGGAACATTTGGTCATGCCTTAATTATTGCAGGTTCTTATGGTAAAATCGGAGCCGCAGTTTTGGCTTCTCAAGCTTGTTTAAAAGCTGGCTCCGGACTTTTAACAACATACATTCCAAATTGTGGATATAATATTTTGCAAATTTCTACACCAGAAGCAATGTGTTTAACTGATAAAAAGAAAAAATATATTTCTGAATTACCAGATATTTCTTCTTACAATTCCATTGGAATTGGACCGGGAATTGGAAAAAAGGATGCTACAAAAGAAGTTTTAAAACAACTTTTTGAATCAACAAAAGTTCCATTAGTTATTGATGCTGATGCTTTAAATATTATTTCTGAAAATAGAGAATTACTAAATATATTACCAAAAAACGCAGTTTTAACGCCACATCCAAAAGAATTTGAAAGATTTGTTGGCACATGGAAAACTACTATAGAATGTTTTGAAAAACAAAAACAGCTTGCAAAAGAACATGAATGTATTGTTGTTTTAAAAGGTGCAAATACATGTATTTGTAATCCAGAAGGAACACTTTTTTTTAATATTTCTGGAAATCCAGGAATGGCAACTGGTGGAAGTGGTGATACTCTTACAGGAATAATTACTGGCTTATTAGCGCAAGGTTACCCTCCTATTAAAGCAGCTTTAATTGGTGTGTATTTTCATGGAAAAGCAGGAGATTATGCAGACGAACAAAAAGGAGAAAACGCTTTAATTGCTTCGGATATTATCAATTATCTAAAAATTGAAACTGAATAA
- a CDS encoding LytTR family DNA-binding domain-containing protein → MNVLIIEDEKPAARRLSRMLAALDIEAKQMLHSVEESLNWLQNNEHPDLIFLDIQLSDGLSFEIFEEIEVKSAIIFTTAYDEYALKAFKLNSVDYLLKPLDEDELKVAVDKFKENQPKQSDVQVNIDDIRKLLINPVDRKFKKRLSIKVGQHIKIIPIDDIECFFSENKSTYIHTLEKRNHLLDNSLENWEEQLNPEHFFRVNRTFIVHINAIKDIISYTNSRLKLILNSYSETEIIVSRERVKDFKSWID, encoded by the coding sequence ATGAACGTATTAATTATTGAGGATGAAAAGCCAGCTGCAAGAAGATTAAGTAGAATGTTAGCAGCTTTAGATATTGAAGCAAAACAAATGTTACATTCTGTTGAAGAGTCTTTAAATTGGTTGCAAAATAATGAACATCCTGATTTAATATTTTTAGACATTCAACTTTCTGATGGTTTATCCTTTGAGATTTTTGAAGAAATTGAAGTAAAATCTGCTATTATTTTTACAACAGCTTACGACGAATATGCGCTAAAAGCCTTTAAATTAAATAGTGTAGATTATTTGCTGAAACCTTTAGATGAGGACGAATTAAAAGTTGCTGTAGATAAGTTTAAAGAAAATCAACCAAAACAATCGGATGTGCAGGTAAATATTGATGATATTAGAAAGTTATTGATCAATCCTGTTGATAGAAAGTTTAAAAAGCGTTTGTCAATTAAAGTTGGTCAACATATAAAAATTATTCCTATTGATGATATTGAGTGCTTTTTTAGTGAAAATAAATCAACCTACATTCACACTTTAGAAAAGCGAAATCATTTGCTAGATAATTCTTTAGAAAATTGGGAAGAGCAACTAAATCCAGAACATTTTTTTAGAGTAAATAGAACTTTTATTGTGCATATAAATGCCATTAAAGATATTATCTCATACACAAATTCTCGATTAAAATTAATTTTAAACTCTTATTCTGAAACAGAAATTATTGTGAGTAGAGAGCGTGTAAAAGATTTTAAAAGTTGGATTGACTAG
- a CDS encoding DUF4177 domain-containing protein — MKEYKVVQPKLSFRNRLQSMEDNLNQYAREGWNVINIAPNWSNIVLEREKNR, encoded by the coding sequence ATGAAAGAATATAAAGTAGTACAACCAAAATTAAGTTTTAGAAATCGTTTACAAAGCATGGAAGACAATTTAAATCAGTATGCAAGAGAAGGTTGGAATGTAATAAATATTGCTCCAAACTGGTCAAATATTGTTTTAGAAAGAGAAAAAAACCGCTAA
- a CDS encoding 2TM domain-containing protein produces MTSSNSSFLNVIKKDAIVCTKLTVVLGVFFIIVNQQFSVVGMAYVFLISGMYSFVLGLGNGVINEYLNTKWDWVKETNKRVWGGIIATVLYTVSAVLVIHFIQYILLFGHDINNFFKGELVWIHLITIIFSLGVAAFFHARGFMVNWKLAMTQETTKQEIVAKTETAKFESLKSQIDPHFLFNSLNVLTSLIGENPAQAEKFTTKLSKIYRYVLEQRNKDLITLTEELKFAKTYMELLGMRFEDAVKFNIPDAVSNPDLKIVPLSLQLLLENAVKHNVVSSSKPLTIHIYEKDDYLIIENNINPKEAIGKSTKVGLQNIADRYGLITPKGVKIENNNKTFKVSLPLLIKMENSMYQDNLENSKYVKAVERVEKLKEFYQNLASYCLVIPFLIFINLRFSPGFHWFWFPIFGWGMGLIFHFLEVNNYNIFLGSNWEERKIKEMMDKENKHKNYR; encoded by the coding sequence ATGACATCATCAAATTCAAGTTTTTTAAATGTAATAAAAAAAGATGCTATAGTTTGCACTAAACTAACTGTAGTACTTGGTGTCTTTTTTATTATTGTAAATCAGCAGTTTAGTGTGGTAGGAATGGCGTATGTGTTTTTAATTTCTGGTATGTATTCATTTGTTTTAGGGCTTGGAAATGGAGTTATTAATGAATATTTAAATACAAAATGGGATTGGGTTAAAGAGACCAATAAAAGAGTTTGGGGCGGAATTATAGCTACAGTTTTATACACCGTTTCTGCAGTTTTAGTAATTCATTTTATTCAATATATATTACTTTTCGGGCACGATATTAATAATTTTTTTAAAGGAGAATTAGTTTGGATCCATTTAATTACTATAATTTTTTCGTTAGGAGTTGCAGCTTTTTTTCACGCCAGAGGTTTTATGGTAAACTGGAAATTAGCAATGACGCAAGAAACTACAAAACAAGAAATTGTAGCTAAAACAGAAACCGCAAAATTTGAGTCGTTAAAAAGTCAAATTGATCCACACTTTTTATTTAATAGCTTAAATGTTTTAACGAGTTTAATTGGCGAAAATCCTGCGCAAGCAGAAAAATTTACTACAAAACTATCTAAAATTTACAGATATGTTTTAGAGCAAAGAAACAAAGATTTAATAACGCTTACAGAAGAATTAAAGTTTGCAAAAACCTACATGGAATTGCTAGGAATGCGTTTTGAAGACGCTGTAAAGTTTAATATTCCTGATGCAGTTAGCAATCCAGATTTAAAGATTGTACCTCTTTCTTTGCAACTTTTGTTAGAAAATGCAGTAAAACACAATGTGGTTTCATCATCTAAACCATTAACGATTCATATTTACGAAAAAGATGATTATTTAATAATTGAAAACAACATCAATCCGAAAGAAGCAATTGGTAAAAGCACCAAAGTTGGTTTGCAAAATATTGCTGATAGATATGGATTAATAACACCAAAAGGTGTAAAAATAGAAAATAATAACAAAACTTTTAAGGTGAGTTTACCTCTCTTAATTAAAATGGAAAATAGTATGTATCAAGATAATTTAGAAAATAGCAAATACGTAAAAGCAGTTGAAAGAGTAGAAAAATTAAAAGAATTTTATCAAAATTTAGCATCTTATTGCTTGGTAATTCCTTTTTTAATTTTTATAAATTTAAGATTTTCACCAGGATTTCATTGGTTTTGGTTTCCAATTTTTGGATGGGGAATGGGATTAATTTTTCACTTTTTAGAAGTAAATAATTATAATATTTTCTTAGGTTCTAATTGGGAAGAAAGAAAAATTAAAGAAATGATGGATAAAGAAAATAAACACAAAAATTACAGATAA
- a CDS encoding bifunctional UDP-sugar hydrolase/5'-nucleotidase — protein MKNRFIFLLTILLLITGCSKNEQIKIVTSEEKNLTIFFINDQHGQLDNFSKIKHIIDLEKQETNVLTVCSGDIFSGNPVVDNHPQKGFPMIDLMNRVGFDVSVLGNHEFDYGELILTDRMSQANFDWVCANVDMSNSSIPDPFEYKTLSVEDIKVTFLGLVETNGSDTQTIPSTHPWRVQNLSFERPESVITQYADIKSKEDSDVYIALTHLGFNTDSQIAEQYPYFDLIIGGHSHQEINTTINNIPIFQSGANLNNLGKIELTIKDKTVQEINYELIDLNAYSKYDADLKAIIDDYNDLPYLNEIIGFSHLYHYKSQVGCFYTDALKGAMNVDVTFQNTGGVRSTLNEGDITNREIFEISPFNNGTVIYEMTVAEIKNFLKGAGSGFYFSGINIEQNGNYIEIKDLNNNTIPDATILTIGTNDYIPAVYEDYFPANGKVQLLTAAETILSYLNNYNDQVNYPNCNHYFRYQ, from the coding sequence ATGAAAAATAGATTCATTTTCTTATTAACAATACTTCTTTTAATTACCGGGTGTTCTAAAAATGAACAGATTAAGATTGTTACATCCGAAGAAAAAAATCTAACTATATTTTTTATTAATGATCAACATGGTCAATTAGATAATTTTTCTAAAATTAAACATATTATAGATTTAGAAAAGCAAGAAACAAATGTTTTAACAGTTTGTAGTGGCGATATTTTTTCTGGAAATCCGGTTGTAGATAATCATCCGCAGAAAGGTTTTCCTATGATTGATCTTATGAACCGAGTTGGATTTGATGTTTCTGTACTTGGAAATCACGAATTTGATTATGGAGAATTAATATTAACAGATAGAATGAGTCAAGCTAATTTTGATTGGGTTTGTGCTAATGTAGATATGTCAAACTCTAGTATTCCAGATCCTTTTGAATATAAAACATTAAGTGTTGAAGATATAAAGGTTACTTTTTTAGGTTTGGTAGAAACCAACGGAAGTGATACACAAACAATTCCATCAACACATCCTTGGAGAGTTCAAAATCTTAGTTTTGAACGACCAGAAAGTGTAATCACTCAATATGCAGATATTAAATCGAAAGAAGATTCTGATGTATATATAGCTTTAACGCATCTTGGTTTTAACACAGATTCTCAAATTGCTGAACAATATCCTTATTTTGATTTGATTATTGGAGGTCATTCTCATCAGGAAATAAATACAACAATTAATAACATTCCAATTTTTCAATCTGGAGCTAATTTAAATAATCTAGGAAAAATAGAATTGACAATTAAAGACAAAACTGTACAAGAAATAAATTATGAATTGATAGATTTAAATGCTTACTCTAAATATGATGCAGATTTAAAAGCAATTATCGACGATTATAATGATTTGCCTTATTTAAATGAAATTATTGGTTTTTCTCATTTGTATCATTATAAATCTCAAGTTGGTTGTTTTTATACGGATGCTTTAAAAGGAGCTATGAATGTTGATGTTACTTTTCAGAATACTGGTGGCGTTCGTTCTACGTTAAATGAAGGAGATATTACAAATAGAGAGATTTTTGAAATTTCTCCATTTAACAACGGAACCGTTATATATGAAATGACTGTTGCTGAAATTAAAAATTTTCTAAAAGGCGCTGGTTCTGGTTTTTATTTTTCTGGAATTAATATTGAGCAAAATGGAAATTATATAGAAATTAAAGATTTAAATAATAACACAATTCCAGATGCTACTATTTTAACTATTGGTACAAATGATTATATTCCAGCAGTTTATGAAGATTATTTTCCAGCTAATGGAAAGGTACAATTGTTAACAGCAGCAGAAACAATATTATCTTACTTAAACAATTATAACGATCAAGTTAATTACCCAAATTGCAATCATTATTTTAGATATCAATAA
- a CDS encoding 2TM domain-containing protein, with product MEPNFTEEQRYILAKKRVEKISKFYKHLAVYIVVNIFLSAIFIVGDINDGDTFNEAVFNYHNYKIWLFWGIGIVFQALNTFGLTLFMNKDWEQKKIKEYMNDKKI from the coding sequence ATGGAACCTAATTTTACAGAAGAACAAAGATATATTCTTGCTAAAAAAAGAGTTGAAAAGATTAGTAAGTTTTACAAACATTTAGCAGTTTATATTGTGGTAAATATATTTTTATCAGCAATTTTTATTGTGGGTGATATAAATGATGGAGATACTTTTAATGAAGCAGTTTTTAATTATCATAATTATAAAATTTGGTTGTTTTGGGGAATCGGAATTGTTTTTCAAGCATTAAATACTTTCGGTTTGACTTTATTTATGAATAAAGATTGGGAGCAGAAAAAAATTAAAGAATACATGAACGACAAAAAAATATAA
- a CDS encoding 2TM domain-containing protein, with translation MEANNVQQERYLRAQKKVKAIKGFYTHLTIYCIVIPIIIYVNLTFEPHFHWFWFSTLGWGTGLFFHWLGVFGFNLLGFGKDWEDKKIKEFMNENK, from the coding sequence ATGGAAGCGAATAATGTACAGCAAGAGCGTTATTTAAGGGCTCAAAAAAAAGTAAAAGCTATAAAAGGTTTTTACACACATTTAACAATATATTGTATTGTAATTCCTATCATTATTTATGTAAACTTAACTTTTGAGCCCCATTTTCATTGGTTTTGGTTTTCTACTTTAGGTTGGGGTACAGGTTTGTTTTTTCATTGGTTGGGAGTTTTTGGTTTTAATTTATTAGGATTTGGAAAAGACTGGGAAGACAAGAAAATTAAAGAATTTATGAACGAAAATAAGTAA
- a CDS encoding 2TM domain-containing protein: MESDFRQEQSYLRAKKRVKAIKGFYVHLIVYVLVNIFISAIIIFGLMQNNYSFSDAITNFGVVSTWLFWGIGMFFHWLGVFGFKSFGLGKDWEERKIKEMMDKDNKFTKNF; the protein is encoded by the coding sequence ATGGAATCGGATTTTAGACAAGAGCAAAGTTATTTAAGGGCTAAAAAGAGAGTGAAAGCTATTAAAGGTTTTTATGTTCATTTAATTGTGTATGTTTTGGTAAATATTTTTATTAGTGCAATTATTATTTTCGGATTAATGCAAAATAATTATTCATTTTCTGATGCAATAACTAATTTTGGAGTAGTTTCTACATGGCTTTTTTGGGGAATAGGAATGTTTTTTCATTGGTTAGGAGTTTTCGGTTTTAAATCTTTTGGATTAGGAAAAGACTGGGAAGAAAGAAAGATTAAAGAGATGATGGATAAAGATAATAAGTTTACTAAAAACTTTTAA